The sequence CGCGCGGACTATCGCGATAGGTAACTAACCCCTGATTGATGAAATCCAGAAAATTAGGAGCAGTGACAATGTCATCTTCAACGATGATAGCGGTAAGATGATCACGCAGAATCAGCGATACGCCGTTGATGATGGACTGGGCACAGCCGCAATTAGCTTCGCTGAAATGCAGCGTTAGGCTACGAAAACCCGTTACCTGCCTGGCCAATGCCTGCACAGCCGCCACTTTGGGCTGATCGACCGCCGTTCTGGGGCCATCCACAAAGATGTGCAGATCGCTCTGCGCCGCCAGGTGGTTTGCCTGAAGCGCGGCTATGGTTCGTTGGAACGTATCGGCACGTTTGTAAGCGAAGAGTATGATGGGGGCTGTCATGCGTAGTCGGTTGAGTGAAGCAGGGCTGATTAGGTTTTTGTCAGCCAGCGGCCTGCTTTCAGGGCCTCGGTAATGAGCCGATTGCCAAAGCGGACGGGCAAACTAAATTTCCAGCGCATGTTATGCAGGTAATAATCGGTGCAGGCCAACTCGGTCGGAAAGGAAAATGCCCGCTGCTCACCCGTATCCAGAATGGTCCGGTACCGGTTGTAGCCGTGCGTGTTCGTCGACTCAATCGAGAAGCCTACGTTATTAATTTTCGAAATGGTAGGGTAGAGGGTCAGGCCGCCGACGTTCGCCTGCGCGTAACACCAGCGAATGGCCCACGAGTCAATTTTCCCAGTCTGCCACTTCTTCAGCATCCGCAACCGATCACTACCATAGTAGTTAAACGCATCGCAGCGTTGTTGGTCACTCAAAAAGGCATCAAGATCACCCACAGACCAGTCAATTGGTAGCCAACGGTCCGCCCAGGTGGCCCACCCCCACGAACCCGTGCGGGGATACAGGTAACCATCGGCGGCATAATCGGCTGGCTTATCGAACGGGAATGTGTAGCCCGTAATGGAAAAAACCGTTGACTGATGCCGGTAATCGCGCAGGCCCTGATTCATATAGTCCAGGAAGTTGCGGGAGGGCAGCAGGTCATCTTCGAGCACGATGGCCTGCCCATACTGTTGCATAACAGTCGTTACACCCGTAATGACTGATTTAGCCAGCCCCTGATTCTGCTCGGCGTAGGTCCGGTGGATTGCCCGGAAGCCTGTGAGGTTATCAATGAGTTTGCGAACCGCCTCTACCTTGGGCCGATCAGACTCCCGTTTAGGGCCATCGACAAAGACGTAGAGTTCACTCTGCGGCGCGAGGTAATTAGCCTGCAAGGCTTCGAGGGCTAATTTGAGCTCCTGCGGGCGTTTGTAGGCAAACAGAACGATGGGCGCTAGTTCAGCCACTGGTCTGGTTACAGAATGCGTTTGATTCATAGAATGTGCTGGCGGCGTGAGTCAGCGCCTCGTTTAGTACGCCAGAACTGACGAGTTAGATAAAGCAGAAAAAGCGAATTGGTAACGGCATACCGTTTGAACAACCGACGTGGCTCCACTGCCAGCCGAAATACCCACTCCAGCCCGTTTTGCTGCATCCAGCGTGGCGACCGGCGTTGCGTACCCGCCAGAATAGGCAGTGCCCCACCAATACCCAGCATCACGGCCTGAACACGCCCTCGCATCTGGGCCATCCAGCGTTCCTGTTTCGGGCAACCCAGGGCTACAAACACCAATCGGGCACCCGACGTATTGATGGTATCGATCACGTCTGACTCTTCCGCTTCGGTTAGGGGGCGAAAGGGGGGCGACAGCGTACCGGCAAGCTGTAGGCTTGGGTAACGTTCCTGGCAAACCGCAACGGTCTTGGCCAGTACATCGGGGGTTGAGCCGTAAAAGAATACGGGTAGCTGTTCTTCAGCGGCGCGGCGAACCAGATCGGGCAACATATCGATGCCGGCTACCCGTTCCTGCGGCAGACCTTGTAGCAGCCGTATGGCCCACGTGAGGGGTACGCCATCAGCGGTTACCCAGTCGGCCTCGTTGACCAGTTGGGCAAAGGCAACGTCATGCGTTCCTTCGACAGTCATGTGCACATTCGCAAAGCAGGCTGTGCGTGATTCATGCCGGTGCGCCGCTGCAATAATTGCCTCTTGAATGGCGTGATAGGATGCCAGTGAGATGTCGAGACTCAATACTGGCGCACGAGGTGAGGCAGACACCGGCGATACTGGGGAAGATAAAGGAGCCATAACGTTGTATTGACGCTAAGTCAGGGCTGATCCAGCATGGATGTTGACGGGTCGCTTACCATGGTAATCCGTCAGTTCAGCCAAAAAACCGGTTGACGAAGCGAGATAGACAAAGGCTATAGACCATTCTATAAGCTTTATCGATATACAATATTTCTCAAAAAAAATGATCTCGTCTACCGAATGAGTGTAAGATCATATAAAAACGTTGAATTGGTCAATTCAGGTCTACGTTGCTTGGCAGTTTGGTAATAAATACGGCGCAAGATACTCATATTCACGATGTAATCGTACAGACGCTGGCGTAAACCCTGTATGCACTCGGGTACGAATAGGTATACTGACTCGCTCTAAAATGTGTATTTTTGGTGCCTATACGGTAAGTCCATCGAATTAATGCAAGCTCACTTGCTGACTCAGGATGCCTCTCAGCCATCAAAAACCTGACTAGCGTGACAGTCAACGAGACGCGAATGAAACCACTTTGGCAAGTACCGGGATGGGCCTGTCAATTCATCGTATGGTTGATTATTGGCTATGGAGGGTGCACCACCTCACTAGCACAGTGTAGCCAAACTTACTCCTGGGTAGATTGGTCTGCATTTCAGGACAATAAGGCCGTGGGCTCTATTCTGGTCGATGGAAAGCAAATACAGGTTGACGTGACAACCAATTTTCCCCTTAAGCCGACGAGTGATGTATTTGCCTTTAGCCAATTTCGTTCCTTTTCAGAATACAGTTCGTTATCCAATAAGACCACGCCAAGGATGGTTTGGTCGAAAGACGGCAAAGGTGAAGCGACCATTTGTTTTTCGGAGCCCGTCACCAACCCTGTACTACTGATTGCATCGCTCGGTGGCCCTGACACAACGGTCAACTTAACGTTCTCCCGCTCGTTTGTTCCGCTGTTCCAGAACAGAGGTGCCGAACAGACTAGCGCGAATAAGCTAAGTGGTACGGAAGGGTATGCTGTAGTCCTGTTCCCAGGTACGTTCAGTTGCCTAACTGTCGAATCTGATCAGTATGAATATTATACAAATATCAATTTTGGTATTCGGCCTGCTGCCTTTCCGCTGGCACTCAGTACACCACAGCCCGGCTGTAATCGTAGTAGCGTAGCCGCCACAGGTGGCGCGAGGTATCAGTGGGATGGGGGACAAAAGCCCGGTAGCGGTGCCAACGTATTTGACCAGAGTGGTACGTATACCGTTAAAGCTACCGACGACAAAGGGTGTGTTGCGTACGCCATGACAACCGTGACGGTGCCGTCGCCAACGGAAGTTCGGTTTGGTACGTACCCACCGCTCTGCAACGGACAGTCTATAACAGTAGGTCCCACTGTGAAGACAGCTACTAATTCGGTGTCGTATCGGTGGGCGTCCGGCGAAACGACGCCCACCATCACCGTTGCCAAGTCGGGTACCTATGAAGTCACTGTGCAGGATGGCGGCTGCGTAAAAACGGCTGCCGTGACCATTGCGCCCGCCCGATCACCCGCCTTGAAGCCTGATGCAACGGTCTGCCTGGCGGGCACCTCAACGACGCTGGAGGCCGGTACGACCGAAGGGAGTATGACTTACAACTGGTTATCGGGCAACAGTAAATCGCAGACGCTCAATGTATCACAACCCGGCCGTTACCAGGTGAAGGTGACAAACCCACTCGGGTGCACGGCCATCCGCACGATCGATGTGGTCACCATGCCAACTGTCAGCCTGGACCGGTCACGGGCTATCTGCGTAGGTGAAGAAACCGATTTGATCCCCACCGTCGGCGGACCCGCCAGTCCGGTTTATCACTGGTCGACGGGATCGGTCGAGCCCAGCATCCGCGTAAGTGAACCGGGTACGTATCAGCTTACTGTGGCTAATGGCCAATGTGCCGCCACCGCGTCACTGGCCTTGACGGTCAATCCGTTGCCAGCGGTGCTCCCCGACGAGACCGTTTGCCGGGGCAAAACCCTCAACGCCGGTAGTCTGGAGCCTTCGGTTTCTTATAAGTGGGAGAATAAAGGGGAAACCACCTCCGAGATTGCGATTCAGGCGGAAGGCATTTACCGGGTAGCCATTACTAATCCGATGGGCTGCTCCGTCGTACGAACCATCACGGTATCGGGCATCTGTGCCTCCCATATACTGGCCCCCACTGGCTTCACACCGAACGGCGACGGCATGAATGATGTGTTTGCTCCCGCAATTGTGCAGGGCGACGTGCTTGAACTAACTGTTTACAACCGATGGGGTGTCGTCGTCTACAGCGAACGAACCGACCGGCCGACCTGGGACGGCACGCAATATGGACAGGCTTGCCCTAATGGTTCGTATAGTTACCGCTTGGTGTACCGCACTATTCGCAACGATGGCGACAAAGTATACAACGGAACGATCGTGCTGCTGCGATGACCGAAATTAAATAGATTTCGGCTTACAGCTTGCTATTCAACAGAGGTTGCTTGGCTAGTTCCTGCCAGCCTGGCATTGAAAAGGCCTCCTGAAGGATGGCGAGGTCGGCGGGGCGGTGCAGGTCGCTGCCGATGAAACTGATGCAGTGCTCTTTGAGCAGATCCTGCGCCAGCTTCTGGGCTTTGGCTCCGTAGCGTCCTGCGAGTGACATCAGATTTAATTGCAACAGACACCCCTGCTCACGAAGCTGCTTCAGCAGGTAGGGCTCGCTCTGGTAATAGCGGTAACGTTCGGGGTGGGCCAGAATAGGGGTATAGCCTTTGACCTGCAGGTCGAACACCCATTGGTCGAGTTGTCGGGGGGCGGCGGCCCAGCCCGTTTCAATCAACACATACTGTTTTTCCCCGAAGCTCAGCAGCTCACCCGCGCGCAGCAGGTGATCGAACTGTTCGTCGAGCAGGTACTCAGCGGCAACACTGAATTCAATCGGGATGTTCTCGTCGCGAAGGGCTTGTTGTACGCCCTTGACGGCCTCCAGCAGTTGCGTGGCGGTGTTGGGGTGGTAATCCTGACTGATATGTGGGGTGGCAATGACGCGCCGGATCCCCCAGGCAGCATACTGCCGGAGACAGGCCAGGCTTTCGTCCAGCGTCTTAACCCCATCATCGACACCCGGGATCAGGTGGTTATGCATATCCGTCGGCCATAGCTCGGTAATCCGCTCTATCACTGAGGCCGCACTCGACTCCTTCTTAAACCAACGTTGTACTTGTTGCCACATGCTGACCACAAAGATACCGCCTAATAAATTAGAGCAACATCATCTGCATCCAAGTTACCATATGGCTAACGCCCTCGGCTAAGCTTACTTCCGGGGCATAGGTGAGTCGTTGTGAGGCTTTGGATAAATCGGCCCAGGTGTGCGATACATCGCCGGGCTGTCGGGTGTTGAACGTCAGCTGCGCTTTGTTGCCGGTGGCTTCTTCCATGAGCTGCACCAGCTGGGCAACGGTGGTATTGGTGCCACTGCCAATGTTGTACAGTTGAAAGCCGTCCCAGTGTTGGAGGGCTTTGGTAATGCCCGCTGCTACGTCGGTCACGTAGGTAAAATCGCGGCTGGCATTGCCGTCGCCGTAAATGGTAATGGGCTGATGCGTCAGGATGCGCCGGAGAAACTGATAGATCGCCATATCGGGGCGTTGCAGCGGCCCAAATACGGTAAAGAAACGGAGGCAGTTGATGGCGAATCCATGCTCCTCGGCGTATTGCTGGCAAAGCTGTTCGGCCGCCTGTTTGGTCTGGGCGTAGGGCGAAATCGGCGCGGGCTGATTTCGCAGTTCACTGTTCCGTTGCCGCTCCGTTTCCCCGTAGACAGATGACGACGAGCTGAAAACAAGCCGCCGGACGTTGTGCGCCCGCATCATGTCGAGCAGGTGCTGCGTACCCAATACGTTGACCCGATAATATTCGTTGGGTTGCCCAAACGACGACCTTACACCCGGCAAAGCGGCCAGATGCACCACAGCGTCAAAGGTATACTGCTGAAAGAGCCGGTGCAGGAGCAGCGGATCGCAGAGGTCGCCCTCGTGCACATGTACCCGCCCCGAGTCGGCATGGCGGCTGATGTTCTGCCGCTTCAGCGCCGGGTCGTAGAGGTCGTTGAAATTATCGATGATGTGAACGGTATCGCCCTGGGCGAGTAGTCGTTCGGTAAGGTGCGTGCCGATGAAACCCGCCCCGCCGGTTAGCAAAATCGTCATAGCGGAACGGGGGTTTTTCGGTAAATACGTCGAATAACAAATGGCTGGGCCGTGCGGCTCTGATAACGTCGGTAGAGCTGCAAGTCGGCACCGATGCCCACCGCCAGCAACAGGCTCGCCAGCAAACCAAACAAGGCCGCCCCGATCAGCCACGTACCCACGTACCCAAACCCGACCAGCAACGTACCCAGCCCGGCTACGCCCAGGCACGTACCCAGCACCCGCATGGCAGCGTGCATAGGCCGGTTCTGGTAATGGATCAGGTACGTCATGAAAACGAGGTCGGCCAGTACGCGGGGAATGCGCCCCAGCCCGTAGTGCGATTGGCCCGTCAGGCGGGGGTGGTGCATGACCGGAACCGACACCATGCGCGCGCCCTCCGCTTTCGCCAACGCCGGTATGAAGCGGTGCTTGTCGCCATAGAGCGGCAGGCGTTGGACCAGGTCGTGCGTAAACAGCTTCAGCGTACAGCCAAAGTCGGAGTGGTCGATGCCCGTCAGGCGACGAATGAGCCGGTTGGCCAGTTGACTGGGTAAACGGCGCAACAGCCAGC comes from Fibrella aestuarina BUZ 2 and encodes:
- a CDS encoding glycosyl transferase; the encoded protein is MAELAPIVLFAYKRPQELKLALEALQANYLAPQSELYVFVDGPKRESDRPKVEAVRKLIDNLTGFRAIHRTYAEQNQGLAKSVITGVTTVMQQYGQAIVLEDDLLPSRNFLDYMNQGLRDYRHQSTVFSITGYTFPFDKPADYAADGYLYPRTGSWGWATWADRWLPIDWSVGDLDAFLSDQQRCDAFNYYGSDRLRMLKKWQTGKIDSWAIRWCYAQANVGGLTLYPTISKINNVGFSIESTNTHGYNRYRTILDTGEQRAFSFPTELACTDYYLHNMRWKFSLPVRFGNRLITEALKAGRWLTKT
- a CDS encoding WecB/TagA/CpsF family glycosyltransferase, with the protein product MTVEGTHDVAFAQLVNEADWVTADGVPLTWAIRLLQGLPQERVAGIDMLPDLVRRAAEEQLPVFFYGSTPDVLAKTVAVCQERYPSLQLAGTLSPPFRPLTEAEESDVIDTINTSGARLVFVALGCPKQERWMAQMRGRVQAVMLGIGGALPILAGTQRRSPRWMQQNGLEWVFRLAVEPRRLFKRYAVTNSLFLLYLTRQFWRTKRGADSRRQHIL
- a CDS encoding gliding motility-associated C-terminal domain-containing protein, which translates into the protein MVWSKDGKGEATICFSEPVTNPVLLIASLGGPDTTVNLTFSRSFVPLFQNRGAEQTSANKLSGTEGYAVVLFPGTFSCLTVESDQYEYYTNINFGIRPAAFPLALSTPQPGCNRSSVAATGGARYQWDGGQKPGSGANVFDQSGTYTVKATDDKGCVAYAMTTVTVPSPTEVRFGTYPPLCNGQSITVGPTVKTATNSVSYRWASGETTPTITVAKSGTYEVTVQDGGCVKTAAVTIAPARSPALKPDATVCLAGTSTTLEAGTTEGSMTYNWLSGNSKSQTLNVSQPGRYQVKVTNPLGCTAIRTIDVVTMPTVSLDRSRAICVGEETDLIPTVGGPASPVYHWSTGSVEPSIRVSEPGTYQLTVANGQCAATASLALTVNPLPAVLPDETVCRGKTLNAGSLEPSVSYKWENKGETTSEIAIQAEGIYRVAITNPMGCSVVRTITVSGICASHILAPTGFTPNGDGMNDVFAPAIVQGDVLELTVYNRWGVVVYSERTDRPTWDGTQYGQACPNGSYSYRLVYRTIRNDGDKVYNGTIVLLR
- a CDS encoding tyrosine-protein phosphatase, producing the protein MHNHLIPGVDDGVKTLDESLACLRQYAAWGIRRVIATPHISQDYHPNTATQLLEAVKGVQQALRDENIPIEFSVAAEYLLDEQFDHLLRAGELLSFGEKQYVLIETGWAAAPRQLDQWVFDLQVKGYTPILAHPERYRYYQSEPYLLKQLREQGCLLQLNLMSLAGRYGAKAQKLAQDLLKEHCISFIGSDLHRPADLAILQEAFSMPGWQELAKQPLLNSKL
- a CDS encoding NAD-dependent epimerase/dehydratase family protein; this translates as MTILLTGGAGFIGTHLTERLLAQGDTVHIIDNFNDLYDPALKRQNISRHADSGRVHVHEGDLCDPLLLHRLFQQYTFDAVVHLAALPGVRSSFGQPNEYYRVNVLGTQHLLDMMRAHNVRRLVFSSSSSVYGETERQRNSELRNQPAPISPYAQTKQAAEQLCQQYAEEHGFAINCLRFFTVFGPLQRPDMAIYQFLRRILTHQPITIYGDGNASRDFTYVTDVAAGITKALQHWDGFQLYNIGSGTNTTVAQLVQLMEEATGNKAQLTFNTRQPGDVSHTWADLSKASQRLTYAPEVSLAEGVSHMVTWMQMMLL
- a CDS encoding glycosyltransferase family 2 protein, whose translation is MTATLATEPVQVSVVICAYNEQDAILPLLDAVRHALADMIYELIVVDDGSTDQTLTRLRQQGGAPLTIVELSRNTGQSAAMAAGLSIATGAFVATLDGDGQNDPADIPQLLRVAQSTGADLVAGIRAKRQDGWLLRRLPSQLANRLIRRLTGIDHSDFGCTLKLFTHDLVQRLPLYGDKHRFIPALAKAEGARMVSVPVMHHPRLTGQSHYGLGRIPRVLADLVFMTYLIHYQNRPMHAAMRVLGTCLGVAGLGTLLVGFGYVGTWLIGAALFGLLASLLLAVGIGADLQLYRRYQSRTAQPFVIRRIYRKTPVPL